A region of Rhodoligotrophos appendicifer DNA encodes the following proteins:
- a CDS encoding PLP-dependent aminotransferase family protein: MTVWQPYFSGSGRHYRSIIDALARDIASGQLKPGQRLPPHRELALKLGISVGTVTKAYSEAKRLGFIRSSIGSGTFVREHPLRERRRLMTDREDVQRADLSFNCPVLTSNHSDVLRQSLEAQARSENLGGLLSYHRPWFGQESHRAVAAQWLRQIGFAADPADIAIVSGAQHAVSVALLTTIRAGEVVLTEKLIDPSTRLLLGALGLNIRGLGMDDEGIQLNEFVDACHNEPVRALVCVPDHHSPTLSVWSTERRQQIAAAAREFGVSIIENAVYRPFLDKAPPPLSSFAPEISHFCTSVSKIVAPGVRVGFLVAPPGRVDELVLGLGATLWMTPPLAVEIVCGWIEAGKMDELVRWQRNELAARNEIAADIFRGFDYSALPTGLNIWLQMPEKWRSGTLERETRAAGVLISPAELFSTGSTGGGRDAARISLGGGARSREELASGLRVITSILNRKLGNTLDF, encoded by the coding sequence ATGACAGTGTGGCAACCCTACTTCTCTGGATCCGGTAGGCACTATCGAAGCATCATCGATGCTCTGGCACGGGATATCGCATCGGGGCAGTTGAAGCCGGGGCAGCGCCTTCCGCCCCATCGTGAGTTGGCACTTAAGCTGGGCATCTCGGTCGGAACCGTGACGAAGGCCTATTCTGAAGCGAAGAGGCTCGGCTTCATTCGAAGCAGCATCGGTAGCGGCACCTTCGTCCGCGAGCACCCGCTTCGCGAACGCCGTCGGCTGATGACCGACCGCGAAGACGTCCAGCGAGCAGACTTATCTTTCAACTGCCCTGTACTAACGTCGAATCATTCTGATGTCCTACGACAGAGTCTGGAAGCCCAGGCTCGATCGGAAAACCTCGGCGGACTCTTGTCCTATCACCGACCCTGGTTTGGCCAGGAATCACATCGAGCTGTGGCTGCCCAATGGCTTCGTCAAATAGGCTTCGCGGCCGATCCGGCCGATATAGCGATCGTGTCGGGCGCTCAGCATGCCGTATCGGTAGCACTGCTAACAACCATCCGCGCAGGAGAGGTTGTCCTTACCGAGAAGCTGATCGATCCCTCCACCCGGCTTCTTCTCGGCGCATTAGGCCTCAATATCCGCGGCCTTGGGATGGATGATGAAGGTATACAGCTGAATGAGTTCGTCGATGCCTGTCACAATGAGCCGGTCCGCGCGCTGGTCTGCGTGCCCGACCACCACAGCCCCACACTGTCGGTTTGGTCGACCGAACGTCGCCAGCAGATCGCCGCCGCAGCACGCGAATTTGGTGTCTCCATCATTGAGAATGCGGTTTACCGTCCCTTTCTTGATAAGGCGCCGCCGCCACTGTCGAGCTTCGCCCCGGAGATCAGCCACTTTTGCACGAGCGTCTCGAAGATTGTGGCTCCGGGGGTTCGGGTCGGGTTCCTCGTCGCTCCCCCCGGTAGGGTCGATGAACTGGTGCTGGGTCTCGGCGCCACCTTGTGGATGACTCCGCCCCTCGCTGTCGAGATCGTCTGCGGCTGGATTGAGGCCGGCAAAATGGATGAGTTGGTGCGCTGGCAACGCAACGAACTCGCGGCACGCAACGAGATTGCCGCAGACATCTTCCGGGGGTTCGACTATTCGGCGCTCCCGACCGGCCTCAACATCTGGCTACAAATGCCGGAAAAATGGCGGTCGGGCACCCTAGAGCGCGAGACGCGGGCCGCAGGGGTGCTGATCAGTCCTGCGGAGCTCTTCTCAACAGGTAGTACCGGGGGGGGACGAGACGCGGCACGCATCAGCCTGGGCGGCGGCGCTCGCTCTCGGGAAGAGCTGGCGTCAGGCCTGCGCGTCATCACGTCGATCCTGAACAGAAAATTAGGTAACACTCTAGACTTCTAA
- a CDS encoding LLM class flavin-dependent oxidoreductase: MDFGYYLPCYWPDISVPMRHMYREMVREAQYAEELGYHSLTIPEHHFTNALVHPDALLSAVHVAAQTKYIPIVTATTVLPFHNIPQLAGQIAQADCLTGGRIQIGVGRGAYRYEFARLQVPFEEARERFDDSLELLIALLGGEDVSWDSKFYKLGPTTITPRPVQDPHPRIWFAATTPGAIEYAAGRSFSVMTTPLRSSFDHVVAQANAFKVGRGKVQSHDFHQDFSMLIMLFVTESQQETDDMIRHALNRHRRFLNVFGGEGEVVRGAITPYESDLTEAEIGKNLIIGSVEECAERLEDYARLGIGQLQLNMNFGAPHARVMRSLELFATRVGPRFAKRAAIPSP; encoded by the coding sequence ATGGATTTCGGTTACTATCTTCCCTGTTATTGGCCCGATATATCGGTCCCCATGCGCCACATGTACAGAGAAATGGTGCGGGAAGCTCAGTACGCTGAAGAGCTCGGATATCACTCTCTGACTATTCCGGAACATCATTTCACAAATGCTTTGGTACATCCTGACGCCTTACTAAGCGCCGTCCATGTTGCGGCGCAAACGAAGTATATCCCAATTGTCACTGCGACCACCGTATTGCCGTTTCACAATATTCCTCAACTTGCGGGACAGATCGCGCAGGCCGACTGTCTCACTGGCGGCCGCATCCAGATCGGCGTCGGCCGCGGCGCCTATCGTTATGAATTCGCCCGGCTACAGGTGCCTTTTGAGGAGGCGCGCGAGCGGTTCGATGATTCGCTCGAATTGCTCATCGCTCTACTCGGCGGAGAGGACGTCAGCTGGGACAGTAAATTCTACAAGTTGGGGCCCACGACCATCACCCCCCGTCCCGTCCAGGACCCGCATCCAAGAATATGGTTCGCGGCGACGACGCCAGGGGCTATTGAATACGCTGCGGGGCGTTCTTTCTCGGTTATGACTACGCCGCTCCGGAGCTCGTTCGACCATGTTGTCGCCCAAGCAAATGCCTTCAAGGTCGGCCGCGGCAAGGTGCAATCGCATGATTTCCACCAAGACTTCTCGATGCTGATCATGCTTTTTGTGACCGAGAGCCAGCAGGAGACCGATGACATGATCCGCCATGCGCTAAACCGCCACAGGCGTTTTTTGAATGTATTCGGTGGCGAGGGCGAGGTCGTGCGGGGCGCCATCACGCCTTATGAATCCGATTTGACGGAAGCTGAGATCGGCAAGAACCTTATCATCGGCTCGGTCGAGGAATGCGCCGAACGGCTGGAGGACTATGCCAGACTCGGCATCGGACAATTGCAACTCAATATGAATTTTGGCGCCCCTCACGCCAGGGTTATGCGCTCGCTGGAATTGTTCGCGACGCGCGTAGGTCCGAGATTCGCTAAACGAGCAGCAATTCCGTCGCCTTAG
- a CDS encoding DDE-type integrase/transposase/recombinase — MSEATVYRLLKAHDLITSPAYVVIKAADRFHTPTTRPNELWQTDFTYFKIIGWGWIYLSTVLDDFSRYIIAWKLCSTMRAEDVTDTLEWYWPLQATTSPMSATSPGCSATTVRATSPVNRPNTLRPSA, encoded by the coding sequence GTGTCGGAAGCCACGGTCTACCGGTTGCTCAAGGCCCATGATCTGATCACCAGCCCAGCCTATGTCGTAATCAAGGCGGCTGATCGCTTCCATACCCCGACCACGCGGCCAAACGAGTTGTGGCAGACCGACTTCACCTACTTCAAGATTATCGGGTGGGGCTGGATATATCTGTCGACTGTGCTCGACGACTTCTCGCGCTACATCATCGCCTGGAAGCTGTGCAGCACGATGCGCGCCGAGGATGTCACCGACACACTGGAATGGTATTGGCCGCTTCAGGCTACGACCAGTCCCATGTCCGCCACAAGCCCCGGCTGCTCAGCGACAACGGTCCGAGCTACATCGCCGGTCAACCGGCCTAATACATTGAGGCCCAGCGCATGA
- a CDS encoding proton-conducting transporter membrane subunit: MSPPLPKETTFSLNLLPLAAPLLLLLAALFASFRQGRRPPHVAAVAERAAISALAIAVGSLLLLLLRGPGDSALIGWAGIGFSAQLDAISVTMMLLVSFVGWIVLRYSRTDLDGEARQGTFIGWLCAALAAVLLLVQAGNLVQLLGAWIATSFALYRLLLFYPERIRAQRAARKKRLFAALGALSLAGSVLLIGMAFGTTDIAAINAMARAGDASWKALAAAGLLALAALLKSAQFPTHGWLTEVMEAPTPVSALLHAGVINAGGFLLIRFADVMLLAPGVLAVLAMVGGFTALFGALVMLTQPAVKTSLAWSTVAQMGFMILQCGLALFPLALLHIVAHSHYKAHAFLASGGAVEQVDSIRRPGPVAIPNGGAVARAFLIALAIYIAIGAAFGLGFGFEHKSPQALALGAILIFGVAYLLAQGLADAAPRALTMRTALYATAAALGYFALQTAAEWLTAGVLPAPPAPGRLEWTLMAIAILTFGLVAVAQALFPLWAGHPAAAGLRVHLSNGLYVNAMLDRMLGGWSVRKPS; the protein is encoded by the coding sequence ATGTCGCCACCGCTTCCCAAGGAAACCACCTTTTCGCTCAATCTACTTCCGCTCGCTGCACCCCTTCTGCTGCTCCTGGCCGCGCTGTTTGCGTCTTTTCGTCAGGGTCGCCGGCCGCCGCATGTAGCGGCCGTCGCTGAGAGAGCCGCCATTTCGGCTCTCGCCATCGCGGTGGGGTCGCTGCTTCTTCTGCTGCTCCGAGGGCCGGGCGACAGCGCACTGATCGGCTGGGCTGGTATAGGTTTCTCCGCGCAGCTCGACGCGATCAGCGTGACGATGATGCTGCTGGTCTCCTTCGTCGGGTGGATCGTGCTGCGCTATTCGCGGACCGATCTCGACGGCGAGGCCCGCCAGGGCACCTTCATCGGCTGGCTGTGTGCGGCGCTCGCCGCAGTCCTCCTCCTCGTCCAGGCCGGCAATCTCGTTCAGCTGCTCGGCGCGTGGATCGCCACGAGCTTCGCGCTCTATCGCCTGCTGTTGTTCTATCCAGAGCGCATCCGAGCGCAGCGCGCGGCCCGCAAGAAGCGGCTCTTCGCGGCCCTAGGCGCTCTGTCGCTGGCCGGCTCGGTGCTGCTGATCGGCATGGCCTTCGGCACGACCGACATCGCAGCAATCAACGCCATGGCGCGGGCAGGCGATGCTTCCTGGAAGGCGCTGGCAGCGGCGGGATTGCTGGCGCTCGCGGCGCTGTTGAAGTCGGCGCAGTTTCCCACCCATGGTTGGCTGACCGAGGTGATGGAAGCGCCGACGCCGGTCTCGGCACTGCTCCATGCCGGGGTCATCAATGCGGGCGGCTTCCTCCTCATCCGCTTCGCCGACGTCATGCTGCTCGCGCCGGGCGTGCTGGCAGTGCTGGCGATGGTCGGCGGCTTCACCGCCCTGTTCGGCGCGCTCGTCATGCTGACCCAGCCGGCGGTCAAGACCTCGCTCGCCTGGTCGACGGTGGCGCAGATGGGATTTATGATCCTGCAATGCGGGCTGGCACTGTTCCCGCTGGCGCTGCTCCACATCGTCGCCCATTCGCACTACAAAGCGCATGCCTTCCTGGCCTCGGGCGGCGCCGTGGAGCAGGTCGATTCCATCCGCCGTCCGGGTCCGGTCGCCATACCCAACGGTGGCGCGGTGGCCCGCGCCTTTCTCATTGCGCTCGCGATCTATATTGCGATCGGCGCGGCCTTCGGGCTTGGCTTCGGGTTCGAGCACAAGTCGCCGCAGGCGCTCGCGCTCGGTGCGATCCTCATCTTCGGAGTCGCCTATCTGCTCGCCCAGGGGCTGGCGGATGCCGCGCCCCGCGCCCTGACGATGAGAACGGCGCTTTACGCGACCGCAGCCGCCCTCGGCTATTTCGCGCTCCAGACGGCGGCCGAATGGCTGACGGCGGGCGTGCTGCCCGCGCCGCCCGCGCCGGGCCGGCTCGAATGGACCTTGATGGCCATCGCCATCCTGACCTTCGGCCTGGTCGCGGTCGCGCAGGCGCTGTTCCCGCTCTGGGCGGGCCATCCGGCGGCTGCGGGCCTGCGGGTCCATCTTTCCAACGGGCTTTATGTCAACGCCATGCTCGATCGCATGCTGGGGGGCTGGTCCGTACGCAAGCCTTCGTGA
- a CDS encoding transposase, with product MKDIRRATRRHFSAEDKIRIVLDGLRGEDSIAELCRKEGVAHSLYYT from the coding sequence GTGAAGGATATCCGACGTGCGACCCGTCGGCATTTCTCGGCGGAAGACAAGATCCGGATCGTGCTCGATGGCTTGCGCGGCGAGGACAGCATCGCCGAACTGTGCCGCAAGGAGGGCGTCGCCCATAGCCTGTATTACACCTGA
- a CDS encoding adenylate/guanylate cyclase domain-containing protein, which yields MKLDHSGVDAFLVLEAASESILVTTADLEPPGPAIVYVNPNFERITGWTASEVVGKSPRVLQGDKTDLSVFLGMRETLRRGDRWEGQAVNYRKDGTEFVMEWSITPLRDAAGTMTHFVAVQRDVSARIEAEKRLAKAQAAARESDRRKTNLARYFSPGMVETLAQRDRPLGPVRRQKIAVLFVDIVGFVGLSESLPPERVVALLRSFYRRLATVIFVKGGSVASFSGDGLMALFGVPNPSRLEATNALHAAIDMMDEMERWNAKRLNAGRSRIDFGISVNFGMVVLGDIGTRESMSFTAIGDTVNTASRMQELCRNLNVRLVASQSLLEQAFDETGKQPIGVTRLSDAGRHHLRGVSLPVQVWTCA from the coding sequence GTGAAACTCGATCACAGTGGAGTGGACGCATTCTTGGTGCTGGAAGCGGCATCGGAAAGCATCTTGGTCACAACCGCCGATCTGGAACCGCCCGGTCCAGCGATCGTCTATGTCAACCCCAACTTCGAGCGCATTACAGGGTGGACAGCCTCCGAGGTTGTCGGCAAGTCGCCGCGCGTCCTTCAAGGAGATAAGACTGATTTATCGGTTTTTCTAGGGATGCGGGAGACTTTGAGACGGGGAGATCGCTGGGAAGGTCAGGCGGTCAACTACCGAAAGGATGGCACCGAATTTGTGATGGAGTGGTCGATTACGCCGCTGCGAGATGCTGCGGGGACCATGACTCATTTCGTCGCGGTTCAGCGTGACGTGAGTGCGCGTATCGAGGCTGAGAAGCGGCTTGCAAAGGCGCAAGCGGCGGCTCGCGAGTCGGATAGGAGGAAGACCAATCTGGCCCGCTACTTCTCACCGGGGATGGTTGAGACGTTGGCACAAAGAGATCGCCCCCTCGGCCCAGTGCGTCGACAGAAAATTGCTGTTCTCTTCGTTGATATCGTCGGATTTGTCGGGCTGAGCGAGAGCCTGCCGCCTGAGCGCGTCGTCGCCCTTCTTCGTTCCTTTTATCGACGCCTGGCAACTGTGATCTTCGTCAAAGGAGGCTCCGTCGCGAGCTTCTCCGGTGATGGGCTGATGGCGCTCTTTGGAGTACCCAACCCGTCACGGTTGGAAGCCACCAATGCATTGCACGCGGCGATCGACATGATGGATGAGATGGAGCGTTGGAACGCGAAGCGACTCAACGCCGGTCGCAGCCGCATTGATTTTGGAATCAGCGTCAATTTCGGCATGGTTGTTCTCGGAGATATCGGAACGCGCGAATCGATGAGTTTTACGGCCATCGGCGACACAGTAAATACTGCAAGCCGAATGCAGGAGCTGTGCCGAAACCTGAACGTGCGGCTTGTGGCTAGCCAGTCTTTGCTGGAACAAGCGTTTGACGAGACCGGCAAACAGCCAATAGGTGTGACAAGACTTTCCGACGCCGGCCGCCACCATCTAAGGGGTGTAAGCTTGCCCGTTCAGGTGTGGACGTGCGCCTGA
- a CDS encoding helix-turn-helix domain-containing protein, translating into MGATTHEVSGSEKLEIRIVEQSHLPTKRTLDQLGIARRTFYRWYDRYIEGGPVALEAGPRHPAGCGTVCPARSTTGSSNWRYASPMSCGSSCRKPRSTGCSRPMI; encoded by the coding sequence GTGGGGGCGACGACGCATGAGGTATCCGGATCCGAGAAGCTTGAGATCAGGATCGTCGAGCAGTCGCACCTGCCAACCAAGCGGACTCTGGATCAGTTGGGTATTGCGCGCCGGACTTTCTATCGCTGGTACGACCGCTACATCGAGGGCGGCCCGGTGGCACTGGAGGCCGGCCCTCGGCACCCAGCCGGGTGTGGAACCGTTTGCCCGGCGAGATCCACAACGGGATCATCGAACTGGCGGTACGCTTCACCGATGAGCTGCGGTAGTTCGTGTCGGAAGCCACGGTCTACCGGTTGCTCAAGGCCCATGATCTGA
- a CDS encoding integrase core domain-containing protein: protein MSHVGGAPCHPQTQGKIERWHQTLKNRILLENYFLPGDLEAQIEAFVEHYNHQRYHESPPTPTSTGPQPSSSSVKGSRDRPSNVGACNTASSPLNIHPQDDARTPLIYAASCAKCSDDGQAVAGRYQ, encoded by the coding sequence ATGAGCCATGTGGGCGGTGCTCCCTGTCATCCTCAGACCCAAGGCAAGATCGAGCGCTGGCACCAGACCCTCAAAAACCGCATCCTGCTGGAGAACTACTTCCTGCCTGGCGATCTCGAAGCCCAGATCGAGGCGTTCGTCGAGCACTACAACCACCAGCGTTACCACGAGAGCCCGCCGACGCCTACTTCGACTGGGCCCCAGCCATCATCCAGCAGCGTGAAAGGATCAAGGGACAGACCATCGAACGTCGGCGCTTGCAACACCGCAAGCTCGCCGCTTAACATCCACCCTCAAGACGACGCCCGCACCCCGCTAATTTACGCCGCGAGTTGCGCCAAATGTTCCGACGACGGACAGGCTGTTGCCGGGAGATACCAGTGA
- a CDS encoding LysR family transcriptional regulator, whose protein sequence is MAALNYHHLRYFRAVAHDDNLTRTAERLNLTQSALSVQIRKLEEQLGHALFDRRGRQLHLTEAGRIALDHADAIFATGEELLGTLRDTGTTRQALRVGALATLSRNFQMEFLQPVLGRTDIELVLRSGGAAELLRALEALNLDVVLINQAPARDVLTSFVAHRIAEQPVGLVGTPDRFAGRAGLVDLLRDHPVIVPTLESSVRAGFDALADRLGVRTQIVAEVEDMAMMRLLAREDVGLAVLPPIVVKDELAAGILVEGDEPLGIKETFYAVSMERRFPNPALRTLLQQAMT, encoded by the coding sequence ATGGCAGCGCTCAACTATCACCATCTGCGATACTTCCGTGCCGTCGCCCATGACGATAACCTGACGCGCACGGCCGAGCGCTTAAACCTGACCCAGTCGGCGCTATCGGTGCAGATCCGCAAACTGGAGGAGCAACTCGGCCACGCGCTTTTCGATCGGCGCGGGCGACAGCTTCATCTGACCGAAGCTGGCCGCATCGCGCTCGACCATGCCGATGCGATCTTCGCCACGGGGGAGGAACTGCTCGGCACACTGCGCGACACCGGTACGACGCGCCAGGCCCTGCGGGTCGGGGCGCTTGCCACCTTGTCGCGCAACTTCCAGATGGAGTTTCTGCAGCCCGTTCTCGGCCGGACCGACATCGAGCTCGTCTTGCGCTCCGGCGGCGCCGCCGAACTGTTGCGAGCGCTGGAAGCGCTGAACCTCGACGTCGTCCTGATCAACCAGGCCCCCGCGCGCGATGTGCTCACGTCCTTCGTCGCTCATCGGATTGCAGAACAGCCGGTCGGCCTCGTCGGCACGCCGGATCGGTTCGCTGGCAGAGCGGGCCTGGTCGACCTCTTGCGCGATCATCCCGTCATCGTGCCGACGCTGGAGAGCAGCGTGCGCGCCGGCTTCGACGCTCTTGCCGATCGCCTGGGGGTGCGCACGCAGATCGTCGCGGAGGTCGAGGACATGGCGATGATGCGACTTCTCGCCCGCGAAGATGTCGGCCTTGCCGTCCTGCCGCCTATCGTCGTCAAAGACGAGCTGGCGGCGGGCATCCTCGTCGAGGGCGACGAGCCGTTGGGGATCAAGGAGACCTTCTACGCCGTGTCGATGGAAAGGCGCTTTCCGAACCCGGCTTTGCGAACGCTCCTGCAGCAGGCCATGACGTAG